In Cupriavidus taiwanensis, the following are encoded in one genomic region:
- a CDS encoding alpha/beta fold hydrolase — MNRLAMEADAALLAPPGALTRWFGQGRVGLFSLSRATLAQRHALPASRWVRVLDAMVHYTDEGPADGEVLVLIHGFGASLHTWQGIVPALAQRYRVLRLDLAPFGLTGPLRDARGRIETMDVHRYRDFIDAFLAAVNVRRASIVGNSLGGLIAWDLAVRRPNAVDKLVLIDAAGFPMKLPIYIDLFRHAPVRWSAPWLLPECIIRAATRDVYGDASRVPEATFRRYVDFFYAEGSREAVGKMVPKLDFAQLDTHLLGSVRAPTLVLWGERDRWIPPAHAQAFAERIPGAQLRRHAGLGHVPMEEDPQRVAADLLPFLAQ; from the coding sequence GTGAACCGCCTGGCGATGGAAGCGGACGCGGCGCTGCTGGCGCCGCCCGGCGCGCTCACGCGCTGGTTCGGGCAGGGCCGCGTGGGCCTGTTCAGCCTGTCGCGCGCCACGCTGGCGCAGCGCCATGCGCTGCCGGCGTCGCGCTGGGTGCGCGTGCTCGATGCCATGGTCCACTACACCGACGAAGGCCCCGCCGACGGCGAGGTCCTGGTGCTGATCCACGGCTTCGGCGCGTCGCTGCATACGTGGCAGGGCATCGTGCCGGCGCTGGCGCAACGCTATCGCGTGCTGCGGCTGGACCTGGCCCCGTTCGGACTGACCGGGCCGCTGCGCGACGCGCGCGGGCGCATCGAGACCATGGACGTGCACCGCTACCGCGACTTCATCGATGCCTTCCTGGCCGCGGTGAACGTGCGCCGCGCCAGCATCGTCGGCAATTCGCTGGGCGGGCTGATCGCTTGGGACCTCGCGGTGCGCAGGCCGAATGCGGTCGACAAGCTGGTGCTGATCGATGCCGCCGGCTTCCCGATGAAGCTGCCCATCTACATCGACCTGTTCCGCCATGCGCCGGTGCGCTGGTCGGCGCCGTGGCTGCTGCCCGAGTGCATCATCCGCGCCGCCACGCGCGACGTCTACGGCGATGCCTCACGCGTGCCGGAAGCCACCTTCCGCCGCTACGTCGACTTCTTCTATGCCGAAGGCAGCCGCGAGGCCGTCGGCAAGATGGTGCCGAAGCTCGACTTCGCCCAGCTCGACACCCACCTGCTCGGCAGCGTGCGCGCGCCGACGCTGGTGCTGTGGGGCGAGCGCGACCGCTGGATTCCGCCCGCGCACGCGCAGGCCTTTGCCGAACGCATTCCCGGCGCGCAGCTGCGCCGCCATGCCGGCCTTGGCCACGTGCCGATGGAAGAAGACCCGCAACGCGTGGCCGCGGACCTGCTGCCCTTTCTGGCTCAATGA
- a CDS encoding AraC family transcriptional regulator, which yields MPRANPSDGGASGTQAGTALGTASGTVSLAYLRAVLDHGARQGIAPAEQLRAVGVPPEVLRETGSQTATRIPGAAYLALLDWLEHATGDADVGLRAGAAFAPRHYAEMGYVVLTTPTVRDAIVQGIRYEVLANDIGATRLAETPQAACMAWEARHGTLSRHAHELHMATWVVFARWLIGSQHVATQVEFPHAAPADTRLHAEVFGCPVVFNAGRHAMHIERALLDLPSLQADAGMQAQMTRIADSQLQQIVPAGADALAQARACIRARLPQGDVPIADVAAQLGLPVRTLQRRLQAQGISYSQLVDNVRHALARQYLAEPGLSLAQCAMRLGYSEQSAFTHAFKRWTGETPHGWRRKARTP from the coding sequence ATGCCACGCGCCAACCCGTCCGATGGCGGTGCCAGTGGTACGCAAGCTGGCACCGCGCTGGGCACCGCATCGGGCACTGTCTCGCTCGCCTACCTTCGCGCCGTGCTCGACCACGGCGCGCGCCAGGGCATTGCCCCGGCCGAGCAGCTGCGCGCCGTCGGCGTGCCGCCGGAAGTGTTGCGCGAGACCGGATCGCAGACCGCCACGCGCATTCCCGGCGCGGCCTACCTGGCGCTGCTGGACTGGCTGGAGCATGCCACCGGCGATGCCGATGTCGGCCTGCGCGCCGGCGCCGCCTTCGCGCCGCGCCACTATGCCGAGATGGGCTACGTGGTGCTGACCACGCCCACCGTGCGCGACGCCATCGTGCAGGGCATCCGCTATGAAGTGCTGGCCAACGATATCGGCGCCACCCGCCTGGCCGAAACGCCGCAGGCCGCCTGCATGGCGTGGGAAGCGCGGCATGGGACGCTGTCGCGCCATGCGCACGAGCTGCACATGGCCACGTGGGTGGTGTTCGCGCGCTGGCTGATCGGCAGCCAGCATGTGGCGACGCAAGTCGAGTTTCCGCACGCCGCGCCCGCCGATACCCGGCTGCATGCCGAAGTGTTCGGCTGCCCCGTGGTCTTCAACGCCGGGCGCCATGCCATGCATATCGAACGCGCCTTGCTCGACCTGCCATCGCTGCAGGCCGATGCCGGCATGCAGGCGCAGATGACGCGCATCGCCGACTCGCAGTTGCAGCAGATCGTTCCCGCGGGCGCCGACGCGCTGGCACAGGCGCGCGCCTGCATCCGCGCGCGGCTGCCGCAGGGCGACGTGCCGATCGCCGACGTCGCCGCGCAACTTGGCCTGCCGGTGCGCACGCTGCAGCGACGGCTGCAGGCGCAGGGCATCAGTTATTCACAGCTGGTGGATAACGTGCGCCACGCGCTGGCGCGACAGTACCTGGCCGAGCCCGGCCTCAGCCTGGCGCAATGCGCGATGCGGCTCGGCTATTCCGAACAGAGCGCGTTCACCCATGCGTTCAAGCGCTGGACCGGTGAAACGCCGCATGGCTGGCGCCGCAAGGCCCGGACGCCGTAA
- a CDS encoding SDR family NAD(P)-dependent oxidoreductase, giving the protein MKDFRNKVAAITGAGSGIGRALALALAREGCQLALSDRNEAGLAQTAAQAMAAAPHARITQHTVDVADRAAVYAWAAAAAEAHGRVNLIVNNAGVALSSTVEGMSYDDLEWIISINFWGVVYGTKAFLPYLKASGDGHVVNTSSIFGIFAQPGMGAYNASKYAVRGFTEALRQELDLMDCGVSATTVHPGGIKTNIAQASRVSASVNGFLVRDAQHGKDEFEKFFITSPDKAARVILEGVRRNRRRVLIGPDAYAADAMARLLPAAYQSLVVRETRRKRDLGNVVAPASVGQGERP; this is encoded by the coding sequence ATGAAGGACTTCCGCAACAAGGTTGCCGCGATCACCGGCGCCGGCTCGGGCATCGGCCGTGCGCTGGCGCTGGCGCTGGCACGCGAGGGCTGCCAGCTGGCGCTGTCGGACCGCAACGAGGCCGGGCTGGCGCAGACCGCGGCGCAGGCCATGGCCGCGGCGCCGCATGCCCGTATCACGCAGCACACCGTGGATGTGGCCGACCGCGCCGCGGTGTACGCGTGGGCCGCCGCGGCCGCTGAGGCCCACGGCCGCGTCAACCTCATCGTCAACAACGCCGGCGTGGCGCTGTCCAGCACGGTCGAGGGCATGAGCTACGACGACCTGGAATGGATCATCAGCATCAACTTCTGGGGCGTGGTGTACGGCACCAAGGCCTTCCTGCCGTACCTGAAGGCCAGCGGCGACGGCCACGTGGTCAATACCTCGAGCATCTTCGGCATCTTCGCCCAGCCCGGCATGGGCGCCTACAACGCCAGCAAGTACGCGGTGCGCGGCTTTACCGAAGCGCTGCGGCAGGAGCTGGACCTGATGGACTGCGGCGTGTCGGCCACCACCGTGCATCCCGGGGGCATCAAGACCAATATCGCGCAGGCCAGCCGCGTCTCGGCCAGCGTCAACGGCTTCCTGGTGCGCGACGCGCAGCACGGCAAGGACGAGTTCGAGAAGTTCTTCATCACCTCGCCCGACAAGGCCGCGCGCGTGATCCTGGAGGGCGTGCGGCGCAACCGCCGGCGCGTGCTGATCGGGCCCGATGCCTACGCCGCCGATGCCATGGCGCGGCTGCTGCCCGCCGCTTACCAGTCGCTGGTGGTGCGCGAGACGCGCCGCAAGCGCGATCTGGGCAACGTGGTGGCGCCCGCTTCGGTGGGCCAGGGAGAACGCCCGTGA
- a CDS encoding flavin-containing monooxygenase, with protein MNAPAELPPQLAAQAKPAQPTRQPAPPAPEHTDIAIIGSGFAGLGMAIRLRQRGEHDFLVFEKAGSVGGTWRDNHYPGCACDVQSHLYSFSFAPNPDWSRMFSTQPEIRAYLEHCTDRFGLRPHLRLHHELRHAAWDESAQLWRLQMADGKEVRARVLVSGMGGLSRPAYPDIPGLDTFEGECFHSQHWNHAYALRGKRVAVIGTGASAIQFVPQIAPQVAQLDLYQRTPPWIMPKPDREVSAAERWLFRRLPFTQTLVRTGIYWMLESRVLGFVLHPKIMKVVERVARRHLARQVRDPALRAALTPDYTIGCKRVLISNDYYPALTRDNVGVVTTGIARVERDAVVLRDGTRRPADCIILGTGFHATDPLPRGVIAGIGGVDLVDAWRDGAQAYLGTTVAGFPNLFFVVGPNTGLGHSSMVFMIESQVAYIADALRQMRRAGVQAVDVREPVQRRFNDKLQARLGHAIWSAGGCASWYIDPRSGRNTTLWPGFTWQFRRATASFRMTDYDLYPVRHALPDENALQPSADIATAARA; from the coding sequence ATGAATGCACCCGCGGAGTTGCCGCCGCAGCTGGCAGCGCAGGCAAAGCCGGCACAGCCGACCCGGCAGCCGGCACCCCCTGCCCCCGAGCACACCGACATCGCCATCATCGGCAGCGGCTTTGCCGGCCTGGGCATGGCGATCCGGCTGCGCCAGCGCGGCGAGCACGATTTCCTGGTGTTCGAGAAGGCCGGCTCGGTCGGCGGCACCTGGCGCGACAACCACTATCCCGGCTGCGCCTGCGATGTGCAGTCGCACCTGTATTCGTTTTCCTTCGCGCCCAACCCGGACTGGTCGCGCATGTTCTCGACCCAGCCGGAGATCCGCGCCTACCTGGAACACTGCACCGACCGCTTCGGCCTGCGCCCGCACCTGCGGCTGCACCATGAACTGCGCCACGCCGCGTGGGACGAGTCCGCGCAGCTGTGGCGGCTGCAGATGGCCGACGGCAAGGAGGTGCGCGCGCGCGTGCTGGTGTCAGGCATGGGCGGTTTGAGCCGGCCTGCGTATCCCGATATCCCGGGGCTGGACACGTTCGAAGGCGAATGCTTCCACTCGCAGCACTGGAACCACGCCTATGCGCTGCGCGGCAAGCGCGTGGCGGTGATCGGCACCGGCGCCAGCGCGATCCAGTTCGTGCCGCAGATCGCGCCGCAGGTGGCGCAGTTGGACCTGTACCAGCGCACCCCGCCGTGGATCATGCCCAAGCCCGACCGCGAGGTCAGCGCCGCCGAGCGCTGGCTGTTCCGCCGCCTGCCGTTCACGCAGACGCTGGTGCGCACCGGCATCTACTGGATGCTGGAGTCGCGCGTGCTGGGCTTCGTGCTGCATCCGAAGATCATGAAGGTGGTGGAGCGCGTCGCGCGCCGCCATCTGGCACGGCAGGTGCGCGACCCCGCGCTGCGCGCGGCGCTGACGCCGGACTACACCATCGGCTGCAAGCGCGTGCTGATCTCCAACGACTACTACCCGGCGCTCACGCGCGACAACGTCGGCGTGGTCACCACCGGCATCGCCCGCGTCGAGCGCGACGCGGTGGTGCTGCGCGATGGCACGCGCCGGCCGGCCGACTGCATCATCCTCGGCACCGGCTTCCATGCGACCGACCCGCTGCCGCGCGGCGTGATCGCCGGCATCGGCGGCGTCGACCTGGTCGATGCGTGGCGCGACGGCGCGCAGGCCTACCTGGGCACCACCGTCGCGGGCTTCCCCAACCTGTTCTTCGTGGTCGGCCCCAACACCGGCCTGGGGCACAGCTCGATGGTGTTCATGATCGAGTCGCAGGTGGCGTATATCGCCGACGCGCTGCGCCAGATGCGCCGCGCAGGCGTGCAGGCGGTGGACGTGCGCGAGCCGGTGCAGCGCCGCTTCAACGACAAGCTGCAGGCCCGGCTGGGCCATGCGATCTGGTCCGCCGGCGGCTGCGCCAGCTGGTACATCGACCCGCGCAGCGGCCGCAACACCACGCTGTGGCCGGGCTTCACCTGGCAGTTCCGCCGCGCCACCGCCAGCTTCCGCATGACCGACTACGACCTGTACCCGGTGCGGCACGCGTTGCCGGACGAGAACGCGCTGCAGCCATCGGCGGACATCGCCACCGCCGCCCGCGCGTGA